Proteins co-encoded in one Cucurbita pepo subsp. pepo cultivar mu-cu-16 chromosome LG15, ASM280686v2, whole genome shotgun sequence genomic window:
- the LOC111811836 gene encoding transmembrane protein 256 homolog — MNPLHWHKVAAISGVSALGLGTYGAHVFKPQNPAYKEVWQTASLYHLVHTAALLAAPSTKNPNIFGGLLTAGILAFSGTCYTVALLEDRKYSTLAPFGGFAFIGAWASLLF, encoded by the exons ATGAACCCGCTTCACTGGCACAAAGTCGCTGCGATTTCTG GCGTTTCAGCTCTTGGATTGGGCACGTACGGTGCCCATGTCTTCAAACCCCAAAATCCGGCTTATAAAGAG GTTTGGCAAACGGCGTCTCTGTATCATTTGGTTCACACGGCGGCTCTGCTTGCTGCCCCTTCGACCAAGAACCCTAACATT TTTGGAGGCCTTTTGACTGCTGGAATTCTTGCATTTTCGGGCAC GTGCTATACTGTGGCCCTTCTTGAAGATAGAAAGTATTCTACCTTAGCTCCATTTGGTGGCTTTGCTTTCATTGGTGCATGGGCTAGCTTGCTCTTCTAA
- the LOC111811822 gene encoding F-box protein SNE-like: MQPNAPQGDTKRKNNSKKIKFSINDHLDILTEILKRLDGPSLCAAACVCRLWCALARNDDSLWEHLCFRHVSSPPLSSVRPLILALGGYKRLYMLCLRPVLSRLNRSGLVPRVRTLQDQVQRLSLSLFCVDYYERNGWLGGDAAAAAPSLRFLCKPVNV; the protein is encoded by the coding sequence ATGCAGCCAAATGCACCACAAGGAGATACCAAACGCAAGAACAACagcaagaaaatcaaattctcAATCAACGATCACCTCGATATCCTCACCGAAATCCTCAAGCGACTTGACGGTCCTTCCCTCTGCGCCGCCGCCTGCGTCTGCCGTCTCTGGTGTGCCCTAGCTCGCAACGACGATTCACTCTGGGAGCATCTCTGTTTCCGTCACGTCTCCTCTCCGCCTCTCTCCTCCGTCCGTCCTCTCATCCTCGCTCTCGGCGGCTACAAGAGACTCTACATGCTCTGCCTTCGTCCCGTCCTCTCCCGATTGAATCGCTCCGGTTTGGTCCCCCGCGTACGGACTCTCCAAGATCAGGTACAGCGACTCTCGCTCTCCTTGTTCTGCGTCGATTATTACGAGAGAAACGGTTGGCTCGGCGGCGATGCGGCCGCCGCGGCTCCGTCGCTGCGGTTCCTCTGCAAACCGGTGAACgtataa
- the LOC111811633 gene encoding nuclear pore complex protein NUP133 — protein sequence MFSPGTKRRNSSSRTGRSLAPALSDSPITPISAVRKPVLDNLIPNRPGTGTPAPWAPRLSVLARISPVNRSDKEDETDPVRPVYVGEFPQVVRDEQASLVQQFATSGASVAGGMDAETSLAWIICRDKLFLWTYLLPVATMKCVVHELPKRILDSKDIGRNNNDHWLLSVVSWDSQNQSSRKSVKHQNSVAIIICNKKTGAVVYWPDIFSDGGSTPITCLTSSHEPAAISSKTSIFDGKSTSLGNQRPNRPCTFNSLIAAAVPDSQYVCVALACSSNGQLWQYRCSPMGIQCTEVPQDICGFRCQDDGSCQNLVSDGYPRSLTWSRSHLQLDKFNRKFLLLTDHEIQCFCLKLFPDLQVSKLWSYEIVGTDSDLGIKKDLAGQKRIWPLDLQEDEQGAVITILVATFCKDRISSSSYIQYTLLTLQYKSGAGIEASGDKRILEKKAPIQVIIPKARVENEDFLFSMRLRVGGKPSGSALILSGDGTATVSHYYRSSTLLYQFDLPYDAGKVLDASVLPSTEHGEGAWVVLTEKAGIWAIPVKAIVLGGVEPPERSLSRRGSSNERSVQDDSRSLNFSGNIASTRGSLEVQDVVDRKKATMSGMAHRTARDEESEALLRQLFHDFLSSGQVNNSFEKLKNSGAFDREDETNVFTRMSKSIVDTLAKHWTTTRGAEIVSMTVVSTQLIDKQQKHEKFLQFLALSKCHEELCSRQRNSLQIILGHGEKLAAMIQLRELQNTIFQNRSNGLSSLSSNSETPMSGALWDLIQFVGERARRNTVLLMDRDNTEVFYSKVSELEEVFNCLERQLDYVVSADESYAVQNQRACEISKACVTIMRAAVQYRNEHQLWYPPSEGLTPWYSQLVVRNGLWHIASLMLQLLNEVSELDTSAKSDLYCYLELLTEVLLESHAGAVTAKAERGEKTEGLLHEFWSRRDSLLSSLYQRIKDSVEAEHKDFRGDLVEQRVESLRKHSSRLLAVAKQHECYSILWSICCDLNDSELLRNLMHESMGPKGGFSYFVFKKLHENKQFSKLLRLGEEFHEELLIFLKEHPDLLWLHELFLHQFFSASDTLHELALSEGEGPVSPPEVETEVESDHCNLELKLADRKRLLYLSKIALMAAAAGRNTEYESKLMRIEADAKILKLQEAILDPSLAIETEQKLDCELLHPDRLIQLCLKSKNPTLSLMAFDIFAWTSTSFRETHRKLLEECWKNVADQDDWNQLYEASVAEGWSDEETMRNLRETALFKASSRCYGHGAAEVFGEGGFNAVLPLRQENLEGGSIMVKDCVGSVEAILMQHKHFPEAGKLMVTAIMLGVEDYDNRVEDDPILVD from the exons ATGTTCTCTCCCGGGACGAAGAGACGCAATTCAAGCTCCAGAACAGGTCGAAGTTTGGCCCCGGCCCTGTCTGATTCTCCTATTACACCAATTTCTGCCGTCCGTAAGCCAGTTCTCGATAATCTGATCCCCAACCGCCCCGGCACCGGCACTCCGGCTCCTTGGGCTCCTCGCTTATCAGTCCTTGCAAG AATTTCACCAGTTAATAGAAGTGATAAGGAAGATGAGACAGATCCAGTTCGGCCTGTCTATGTTGGAGAGTTCCCCCAAGTGGTTCGTGATGAGCAGGCCAGTCTGGTACAGCAGTTTGCCACAA GTGGTGCAAGCGTGGCAGGTGGAATGGATGCCGAGACATCCCTTGCTTGGATTATATGCCGAGACAAGCTCTTTCTTTGGACATACTTGTTACCTGTGGCCACCATGAAATGTGTTGTTCATGAACTTCCAAAAAGAATTTTAGACAGTAAAGATATTGGAAGAAACAACAATGATCATTGGTTGCTCAGCGTTGTTAGTTGGGATAGCCAAAATCAAAGTTCAAGAAAGTCAGTTAAACACCAAAACTCCGTTGCCattataatttgtaataaaaaaacaggAGCTGTTGTGTATTGGCCTGATATCTTCTCAGATGGAGGAAGCACTCCAATTACCTGTCTAACATCTTCTCATGAGCCAGCGGCAATTTCATcaaaaacttcaatttttgaTGGGAAAAGCACTTCACTTGGAAATCAACGTCCGAATAGACCATGTACATTCAACTCTTTGATTGCCGCTGCTGTCCCTGATTCCCAGTACGTTTGTGTTGCCCTTGCATGTAGTTCAAATGGCCAGCTTTGGCAGTATCGCTGCAGCCCTATGGGAATTCAATGTACTGAAGTACCTCAAGATATATGTGGTTTTCGCTGTCAAGATGATGGTAGCTGTCAAAATCTTGTGAGTGATGGGTATCCAAGGTCTCTAACTTGGTCTCGTTCTCACCTTCAACTGGATAAATTTAACAGAAAGTTTTTGCTTCTGACAGATCATGAGATACAGTGTTTTTGTCTTAAACTTTTTCCTGATTTACAAGTGTCCAAGCTCTGGTCCTATGAAATTGTTGGTACAGATAGTGATTTGGGCATTAAAAAAGATCTAGCTGGTCAGAAAAGGATCTGGCCTCTTGATTTGCAGGAAGATGAACAAGGCGCTGTCATCACCATTTTAGTTGCCACATTCTGTAAGGATCGCATTAGTAGTTCGAGTTATATACAGTATACCCTTCTTACCTTGCAATACAAATCTGGGGCAGGAATAGAGGCTAGTGGTGATAAGAGGATACTGGAGAAAAAAGCCCCAATACAAGTCATAATTCCAAAAGCAAGagtagaaaatgaagattttttgTTCTCCATGAGACTTAGGGTAGGGGGCAAGCCTTCGGGATCAGCCCTCATTCTTTCAGGTGATGGGACGGCAACTGTCTCCCATTACTATAGAAGCTCCACTCTGCTGTATCAATTTGACTTACCTTATGATGCGGGGAAAGTATTAGATGCTTCAGTGCTTCCATCTACGGAGCATGGTGAAGGAGCTTGGGTTGTACTAACTGAGAAAGCAGGAATATGGGCAATACCCGTAAAAGCTATTGTCCTTGGTGGAGTTGAACCTCCTGAACGTAGTTTGTCACGCAGGGGAAGTTCAAATGAACGATCTGTGCAAGATGACTCAAGAAGCCTCAATTTTTCTGGCAACATCGCGAGTACAAGAGGTAGTCTTGAGGTGCAGGATGTTGTGGATAGGAAAAAGGCTACTATGTCTGGAATGGCACATCGAACAGCTCGAGATGAAGAATCAGAAGCTTTGCTGCGTCAACTTTTCCATGATTTTCTGTCATCTGGTCAAGTAAATAACTCATTTGAGAAGCTGAAGAATTCTGGTGCATTTGATAGGGAGGACGAAACAAATGTTTTTACGCGGATGAGCAAGTCAATTGTTGATACTTTAGCAAAACATTGGACTACAACGAGAGGTGCTGAGATTGTGTCGATGACTGTTGTTTCTACTCAGCTGATTGACAAACAGCAGAAGCACGAGAAGTTTCTCCAGTTTCTTGCTTTATCAAAGTGCCATGAAGAGTTGTGTTCTAGACAAA GAAATTCTTTGCAAATTATCCTGGGGCATGGAGAAAAGCTTGCTGCGATGATTCAGTTAAGGGAACTGCAGAACACAATTTTCCAAAACCGTTCAAATGGACTTAGTTCCTTGAGTTCTAATTCAGAAACTCCTATGTCAGGTGCTCTATGGGATCTTATTCAATTTGTTGGAGAGCGAGCTCGCCGAAACACTGTTCTTCTAATGGACAGAGATAATACTGAAGTGTTCTACAGTAAAGTTTCTGAATTAGAAGAAGTATTTAATTGTTTAGAAAGGCAGCTAGATTATGTGGTAAGTGCAGACGAATCATATGCAGTCCAGAACCAGAGAGCTTGTGAAATCTCTAAAGCATGTGTTACTATCATGCGTGCGGCTGTGCAATATAGAAACGAGCATCAGTTATGGTATCCTCCATCTGAAGGCCTAACACCTTGGTACAGTCAATTGGTTGTGCGGAATGGACTATGGCACATTGCTTCTCTCATGCTTCAGCTTTTAAATGAAGTTTCTGAGCTTGATACATCTGCAAAATCTGATTTATATTGCTACCTGGAACTATTAACTGAAGTTCTTCTTGAGTCACATGCTGGAGCTGTCACTGCAAAAGCAGAGCGCGGAGAAAAAACTGAAGGTCTTTTACATGAATTTTGGAGTCGAAGGGATTCACTCCTCAGCTCTCTTTATCAAAGAATAAAAGATTCCGTGGAAGCTGAGCATAAG GATTTTAGGGGAGATTTGGTGGAGCAAAGGGTAGAAAGCCTCAGGAAGCATTCATCACGTCTGTTAGCTGTTGCAAAACAGCATGAATGCTACAGCATTTTATGGAGTATCTGCTGTGACCTTAATGATTCAGAGCTACTCAGGAATCTTATG CATGAGAGCATGGGGCCTAAAGGAGGGTTTAGCtactttgtttttaaaaaacttcatGAAAATAAACAGTTCTCCAAGCTTTTAAGACTTGGAGAAGAGTTCCATGAAGAACTCTTGATATTTCTAAAGGAGCATCCAGATCTTTTGTGGCTCCATGAGTTGTTCCTTCATCAATTTTTCTCCGCCTCAGACACTCTCCACGAATTAGCTCTGTCCGAAGGTGAAGGACCTGTGTCACCCCCTGAAGTTGAGACAGAAGTCGAATCTGACCATTGTAATTTGGAATTAAAATTGGCAGATCGAAAACGCCTTTTGTACCTCTCAAAGATAGCTTTAATGGCAG CAGCAGCAGGTAGAAATACTGAGTATGAGAGTAAGTTGATGCGCATTGAGGCTGATGCAAAGATACTTAAGTTACAg GAAGCCATTTTAGATCCCTCTCTCGCCATCGAAACAGAGCAGAAGCTCGACTGCGAGCTCCTCCATCCCGATCGCCTTATTCAACTGTGTCTCAAAAGCAAAAACCCAACACTCTCATTGATGGCTTTCGACATTTTTGCCTGGACCAGTACCTCGTTTCGTGAAACCCACCGAAAGCTTTTGGAGGAGTGCTGGAAAAATGTTGCAGATCAGGATGACTGGAATCAACTATATGAAGCATCAGTTGCCGAAGGATGGAGTGATGAAGAGACGATGAGAAACCTGAGAGAAACAGCTTTGTTCAAAGCTTCAAGCAGATGTTATGGACATGGAGCAGCAGAAGTGTTTGGAGAAGGAGGGTTTAATGCAGTATTGCCCCTAAGACAAGAGAATCTTGAAGGTGGTTCTATTATGGTGAAAGACTGTGTAGGTTCTGTAGAGGCAATTCTGATGCAACACAAACATTTTCCTGAAGCAGGGAAGTTAATGGTGACTGCCATTATGTTGGGAGTGGAGGATTATGATAACAGAGTGGAAGATGATCCTATTTTAGTGGATTAA
- the LOC111811642 gene encoding putative calcium-transporting ATPase 13, plasma membrane-type has product MAMFQRTADDGAQPLLVGTPSKLVRFRQLVLSIRFVLSLRRTSSPPPPQYTVIDVHFEDERDIQKQRLKKIVKEKNLKALKDFGGVEEAVSFLRSESLLQIDAQTLRGYGFCGSFLLFVKEFCCYLWNSLNSWTILFLVIAAGLSFAIESLEQGLKHGWHDGFGILLAVFLLVFFPPILSVYRKRAEEKELLKNKNILEVTVKRDELCQRVSVSDVREGDRIHLNKGDRVPADGLLIKGKNLILDEVINSHIDPNRNPFLFCGSVVDHGEGEMIAVSVGHDTAFGKVLLELVTHPSQETLFQSRMNKPYQFLEKFSLTVSLTILVVVLARLLCKHHDDYYNDRPETKGKLTAGIVVQAFERMFLKFGSRASFLATVLLTMVIGLQHGMPFAITLSLSFWREKMRSLKGNCLNLSACGTLGLVSAICIDITAELSFHEVELCEFFVGEQKINSAMEFHTDISQSLELAAQILYSDPKVSVHLGNDLVHFLKNKLGAPDQKFDIIDHKFLSSEKGIGALVSKRSEMDTEANLFHVHYYGDASSIVSMCSQYYDIRGIVHDIENEKDVFENVIREMKQRGLRPIAFACKQRRNDDQLFEGESKLLGFIGLKFSHEKTLNALRDLQNIGARIILISEDELFEAINMVNGLGTQCDLKNNVVEGERFKEIMMTDGTERHELMKNISFMGKATSEDKHLLIKELKAEGNIVAFSPDLTSRDVPTLMEADIRILQEHRSSKESRMVGDIMCEDVTSLNQTLKSSRCIYLNIQKFYQIQLIASVSGLVITLVCTMVSGKSPIATLQLIWVTLIMCLLGGLMMVMELNDEEVQAPLQGRDRNQSLITEVILYKIVIHVLCQVFVFLLFEYLGQEVMPHMEENVRHTMMFNTFVLCQIANLLAAMGLVTNRGAFFKAVLQSPWFLVSLATVLAVQMVVIEFAGGVVNGVKLSAVQWSSCFFFASLLLIVP; this is encoded by the exons ATGGCGATGTTTCAAAGAACCGCCGATGATGGGGCTCAACCGCTTCTGGTTGGTACACCATCCAAACTGGTTCGCTTCCGGCAACTAGTTTTAAGCATACGCTTTGTACTCAGCCTGAGGCGAACCAGTTCGCCACCGCCGCCTCAATACACGGTTATTGACGTACATTTTGAAGACGAAAGGGATATCCAGAAGCAGCGTCTTAAGAAGATCGTGAAAGAGAAGAATTTAAAAGCGCTAAAAGACTTCGGCGGTGTAGAGGAGGCTGTCTCGTTTCTGCGTTCGGAATCGCTGCTACAG ATCGATGCACAAACACTTCGTGGGTATGGATTCTGTGGCTCATTTCTCCTGTTTGTAAAAGAATTTTGCTGTTATTTATGGAACTCCTTAAATAGCTGGACAATCTTGTTCTTAGTAATTGCTGCTGGTTTGTCTTTTGCCATTGAATCATTAGAACAAGGACTTAAACATGGATGGCATGATGGTTTTGGTATACTCCTTGCAGTGTTCTTACTTGTATTTTTCCCTCCAATCTTAAGCGTTTACCGCAAAAGAGCTGAGGAGAAAGAGCTTTTAAAGAATAAGAACATCTTGGAAGTGACTGTGAAAAGAGATGAACTATGCCAAAGGGTCTCTGTTTCTGATGTTAGGGAGGGAGATAGAATCCATTTGAATAAGGGCGATCGTGTTCCTGCAGATGGGTTGCTTATAAAAGGCAAAAATCTGATTCTGGATGAAGTAATCAACTCCCACATCGATCCTAATCGAAACCCTTTTCTATTTTGTGGCTCTGTGGTTGACCATGGCGAAGGGGAGATGATTGCGGTGTCTGTTGGCCATGACACAGCCTTTGGAAAAGTGCTGCTTGAGCTGGTTACTCATCCTTCACAGGAGACGCTGTTCCAATCTAGGATGAACAAGCCATATCAATTCTTGGAGAAGTTTAGTCTTACAGTGTCTTTAACGATTCTTGTTGTAGTTCTAGCCCGTTTGCTATGTAAACACCATGATGATTACTACAATGATAGGCCTGAAACCAAGGGGAAATTAACGGCAGGCATTGTGGTTCAAGCCTTTGAAAGGATGTTCTTGAAGTTTGGGTCGAGAGCTTCCTTCTTGGCTACTGTTCTGTTAACCATGGTGATAGGATTACAGCATGGGATGCCATTTGCAATCACTCTGTCCCTCTCTTTCTGGAGAGAAAAGATGAGATCCCTCAAAGGAAACTGTCTGAATCTATCAGCTTGTGGAACTTTGGGCCTTGTTTCTGCTATCTGTATTGATATCACTGCTGAGTTATCATTTCACGAGGTGGAGCTCTGTGAGTTCTTTGTTGGAGAACAAAAGATCAACTCTGCTATGGAGTTTCATACTGATATTTCTCAAAGCCTTGAGCTAGCAgctcaaattttatattctgaTCCCAAGGTTTCTGTtcatttagggaatgatctgGTCCATTTCTTGAAAAACAAATTGGGAGCTCCTGATCAGAAGTTTGACATTATTGATCATAAGTTCTTGAGCTCAGAAAAGGGCATTGGAGCATTGGTGAGCAAACGTAGTGAAATGGATACAGAAGCGAACCTTTTTCATGTGCATTATTATGGGGATGCATCAAGTATTGTGAGTATGTGCTCACAATACTATGATATCAGAGGCATAGTTCACGACATAGAAAACGAAAAAGACGTATTCGAAAACGTGATTCGAGAGATGAAACAAAGAGGTTTAAGACCCATTGCATTTGCTTGTAAACAACGAAGGAATGATGATCAGTTGTTTGAAGGAGAATCAAAGCTGCTTGGATTTATAGGTCTAAAATTCTCACATGAAAAAACACTAAATGCCTTAAGGGATCTCCAAAACATTGGTGCAAGAATCATACTAATATCAGAAGATGAGCTTTTTGAGGCCATAAACATGGTTAATGGTCTTGGAACTCAGTGTGACCTCAAGAACAACGTGGTTGAAGGTGAAAGATTTAAGGAAATAATGATGACTGATGGAACTGAGAGACATGAGCTGATGAAGAACATCAGTTTTATGGGAAAGGCAACCTCTGAAGACAAGCATCTGTTAATAAAAGAACTGAAAGCTGAGGGGAACATTGTTGCTTTCTCGCCTGATTTGACATCAAGGGATGTTCCAACTTTGATGGAAGCTGATATTCGGATTCTCCAAGAACATAGGAGCAGTAAAGAATCTAGAATGGTTGGTGATATCATGTGTGAAGATGTGACATCCTTGAACCAGACACTAAAATCTAGCAGGTGCATTTATCTCAACATTCAAAAGTTCTATCAAATTCAGCTCATTGCTTCAGTGTCTGGGCTTGTGATAACCTTGGTCTGCACCATGGTCTCTGGGAAGTCTCCCATAGCCACATTACAGCTTATATGGGTGACTTTGATTATGTGCCTTCTTGGAGGCTTGATGATGGTAATGGAGCTGAATGATGAGGAAGTTCAAGCCCCTCTTCAAGGGAGGGATAGGAATCAATCTCTCATAACTGAAGTCATTCTGTACAAGATTGTAATCCATGTCCTATGTCAAGTGTTTGTTTTCTTGCTATTTGAGTACTTGGGACAGGAGGTTATGCCCCACATGGAGGAGAATGT
- the LOC111811657 gene encoding uncharacterized protein LOC111811657: MEVNKEEALKAKEAAEKRFAKRDFNGAKNYALKAKTLFPEMDGISQMVATFDVYVASEIRCNGEIDYYSILGLKPSAKEEAIKKQYKKMAVLLHPDKNKTVGADGAFKLVSEAWALLSDSSKRNAYDIMRTTQLVSGVNQPHLSSAHGSAATSFNNYTNLSMSHGRLDTFWTVCTSCKVQYEYLRKYVNKKLRCKNCRGVFVAVETGAAPVNGSFPYCSWSNVAGNRYGSHGFEGVTYIPGDTSFFTGHGYEYVSNMSFQWNSSSGVYTQSLGSNGPSSVPIDNVGQANGHFSTSGVKDKARVNGKRATKNKGGNMNASTPFGCNETLGSDSNGGDKRRKVVVEAGLRNGYMEKGPLPGSDSGLANGNVSVKHEPVGSSSPTEASAKRTPIPPAFDARKLLIEKARTEIRKKLEEIRISSANAAALEKAKTEPPQVGRVGKTGRAPKTANSEVSGRWLEKDRAGPISINVPDSDFHDFDKDRSEECFKAKQIWALYDEEDGMPRLYCLIREIISVKPFKILISYLNSKTDTEFGSVNWLEYGFTKSCGNFRAWNSDVIEHINIFSHVLSREKAGRGGCVRIYPKSGDIWAVYRNWSTSWDRSTPDEVRHRYEMVEVLDDYSEELGVCICPLVKLTGFKTVYQRNADKDAIRWIPRKEMLRFSHQVPSYLLKGEASNLPEYCWDLDPAATPDELLHTAKENEGLTETS, encoded by the coding sequence ATGGAAGTAAACAAAGAGGAGGCTCTTAAAGCAAAAGAAGCTGCTGAGAAGCGTTTTGCCAAGCGAGATTTCAATGGGGCTAAGAATTATGCGTTGAAGGCTAAAACTCTGTTCCCAGAGATGGATGGGATATCTCAAATGGTGGCAACTTTTGATGTTTATGTTGCTTCTGAGATTAGGTGTAATGGGGAGATAGATTATTATTCTATTCTAGGATTGAAGCCTTCTGCCAAGGAAGAGGCTATTAAAAAACAGTACAAGAAGATGGCTGTGTTGCTACATCCTGACAAGAACAAGACCGTCGGGGCTGATGGCGCGTTTAAGCTCGTTTCTGAAGCATGGGCTCTACTTTCAGATAGTTCCAAGAGAAATGCATATGATATCATGAGAACCACACAATTGGTATCTGGAGTCAACCAGCCACACTTATCTTCAGCTCATGGTTCTGCGGCTACAAGTTTTAACAACTATACTAATCTGTCCATGTCCCACGGTAGACTTGATACCTTTTGGACTGTATGCACCTCTTGTAAAGTTCAATATGAGTATCTTCGGAAATATGTGAACAAGAAACTTCGGTGCAAGAATTGTCGTGGCGTTTTTGTTGCTGTCGAAACTGGTGCTGCCCCTGTGAATGGTTCTTTTCCTTACTGCTCTTGGTCGAATGTGGCTGGTAATCGATATGGAAGTCATGGATTTGAGGGAGTTACGTATATCCCAGGAGATACTAGCTTTTTTACTGGGCATGGTTACGAATATGTTTCGAACATGTCGTTTCAGTGGAACTCGTCATCTGGAGTTTACACTCAAAGCTTGGGCTCAAATGGACCGTCGTCGGTGCCTATTGATAATGTTGGTCAAGCCAATGGACATTTCAGTACGTCAGGAGTGAAAGACAAGGCGAGAGTCAATGGAAAGCGCGCTACGAAAAACAAGGGGGGCAATATGAATGCTAGCACACCCTTTGGCTGTAATGAGACTTTGGGATCTGATAGCAATGGAGGTGATAAGAGAAGGAAGGTAGTCGTGGAAGCCGGGTTGAGAAACGGCTACATGGAGAAGGGACCGCTGCCTGGTTCGGATTCAGGATTGGCTAATGGAAATGTTAGTGTTAAGCATGAGCCTGTAGGTtcttcctctccaactgaggCTTCAGCTAAGCGTACCCCTATTCCTCCTGCATTTGACGCCAGAAAGCTGTTAATTGAGAAGGCAAGGACTGAAATTCGCAAGAAACTGGAAGAGATAAGGATTTCTTCAGCCAATGCTGCTGCACTTGAGAAAGCAAAGACGGAGCCACCTCAAGTCGGTCGGGTTGGAAAGACTGGACGAGCACCTAAAACAGCTAATTCTGAGGTATCTGGCCGTTGGTTAGAGAAAGATAGAGCCGGACCAATCTCAATAAACGTACCTGATTCCGACTTCCACGATTTTGACAAGGATCGCTCAGAGGAATGCttcaaagcaaagcaaatATGGGCTCTATACGACGAAGAAGATGGTATGCCTCGCTTGTACTGTCTGATTCGCGAGATCATTTCAGTTAAACCATTTAAGATTCTTATTAGTTACTTAAACTCCAAAACTGATACGGAATTTGGATCAGTAAACTGGTTGGAATATGGATTTACAAAATCATGTGGAAATTTCCGTGCTTGGAACTCCGATGTTATTGAACATATCAACATCTTTTCTCATGTCTTAAGCCGTGAAAAAGCTGGCCGGGGTGGCTGCGTTCGGATATATCCTAAAAGTGGAGACATTTGGGCTGTATATCGAAACTGGTCGACAAGCTGGGACAGATCAACACCCGATGAAGTGAGGCACCGATACGAAATGGTCGAGGTTCTTGACGATTACTCGGAGGAGCTTGGTGTCTGCATCTGCCCCCTTGTCAAACTAACTGGATTCAAGACGGTATATCAAAGAAATGCAGACAAAGATGCCATTCGATGGATTCCCAGGAAAGAGATGCTACGATTTTCACACCAGGTACCCTCTTATTTACTCAAGGGAGAAGCCAGCAACTTGCCTGAGTATTGTTGGGATCTCGACCCGGCGGCCACTCCCGACGAGCTTCTCCACactgcaaaagaaaatgaagggttGACTGAAACCAGTTGA